From Anolis carolinensis isolate JA03-04 unplaced genomic scaffold, rAnoCar3.1.pri scaffold_8, whole genome shotgun sequence, a single genomic window includes:
- the LOC134293491 gene encoding gastrokine-1-like codes for MKTLIFAIASLGLLTDSVFASNAIQLINKDNQGSTVYQTVNINHHTNVAAFNIYAGPHSSNAIVDYNSGMIAYHMPYKRICVVSRMNRNNFPNISQLDQMTNEGHPIHSISRSYGISRQLVSNVATLGAPIQAICRGLTTYWATEYPRPPPLVGGRACAGINLLILNVNLCGGVSVF; via the exons ATGAAGACGCTT aTCTTTGCCATCGCCTCCCTGGGGCTGCTGACAGACTCAGTGTTTGCAAGCAAT GCCATCCAGCTGATTAACAAGGACAACCAGGGGAGCACGGTCTACCAGACGGTCAACATCAACCACCACACCAACGTGGCCGCCTTCAACATCTACGCCGGGCCCCACTCCAGCAACGCCATCGTGGACTACAACAGC GGCATGATCGCCTACCACATGCCTTACAAGAGGATATGCGTCGTATCTCGGATGAACCGGAATAACTTCCCAAATATATCGCAGCTGGACCAAATGACCAATGAG GGCCACCCGATCCACTCCATTAGCAGAAGTTATGGGATTTCTCGCCAGCTGGTCTCCAACGTGGCCACCCTCGGGGCCCCGATCCAGGCCATTTGCAGAGGCTTGACCACCTACTGGGCTACGGAATACCCAA GGCCGCCTCCATTAGTGGGAGGCCGGGCTTGTGCCGGGATCAACCTCCTCATCCTGAACGTGAACTTGTGCGGCGGAGTCTCCGTCTTCTAG
- the gkn1 gene encoding gastrokine-1 isoform X1 — protein sequence MIHYYCQWLQCNINPLSSFQILSIAFLGALLAPTLATNNISERNQGNVGGRAHQSVSIDNQKQVVNVDNNNGWNSWNTVWDYKNGYVATRVLSKKSCILSRMNPEVMPDVTTLPDAIRIKQKDRTKGPAHKEVTYVVSSKRITDLAPYGKNIQALCRGIPTFPAYEAKGRSFAYFSESCWQADVLFLLGISYCGESFQY from the exons ATGATCCattattattgccagtggttgcAATGTAATATTAATCCTTTGTCTTCTTTCCAGATCCTGAGCATTGCGTTCCTGGGCGCTCTCCTGGCCCCCACTTTGGCCACCAAT AACATCAGCGAGAGGAACCAGGGCAACGTGGGGGGCCGTGCCCACCAGTCGGTCAGCATCGACAACCAGAAGCAGGTGGTCAACGTGGACAACAACAACGGGTGGAACTCCTGGAACACCGTCTGGGATTACAAGAAC GGCTACGTGGCCACCCGGGTCCTGTCCAAGAAGTCCTGCATCTTGTCCAGAATGAACCCCGAGGTCATGCCGGACGTCACCACGCTCCCCGATGCCATCAGGATCAAGCAG AAGGACCGCACCAAAGGGCCCGCCCACAAAGAGGTCACCTACGTGGTCTCCTCCAAGCGCATCACGGACCTGGCCCCGTACGGGAAGAACATCCAGGCCCTGTGCCGAGGGATCCCCACCTTCCCCGCCTATGAAGCCAAAG GACGGAGCTTTGCCTACTTCTCCGAGTCGTGCTGGCAGGCGGACGTGCTCTTCCTCCTGGGCATCAGCTACTGCGGAGAGTCCTTCCAGTACTAA
- the gkn1 gene encoding gastrokine-1 isoform X2: MKLLILSIAFLGALLAPTLATNNISERNQGNVGGRAHQSVSIDNQKQVVNVDNNNGWNSWNTVWDYKNGYVATRVLSKKSCILSRMNPEVMPDVTTLPDAIRIKQKDRTKGPAHKEVTYVVSSKRITDLAPYGKNIQALCRGIPTFPAYEAKGRSFAYFSESCWQADVLFLLGISYCGESFQY, encoded by the exons ATCCTGAGCATTGCGTTCCTGGGCGCTCTCCTGGCCCCCACTTTGGCCACCAAT AACATCAGCGAGAGGAACCAGGGCAACGTGGGGGGCCGTGCCCACCAGTCGGTCAGCATCGACAACCAGAAGCAGGTGGTCAACGTGGACAACAACAACGGGTGGAACTCCTGGAACACCGTCTGGGATTACAAGAAC GGCTACGTGGCCACCCGGGTCCTGTCCAAGAAGTCCTGCATCTTGTCCAGAATGAACCCCGAGGTCATGCCGGACGTCACCACGCTCCCCGATGCCATCAGGATCAAGCAG AAGGACCGCACCAAAGGGCCCGCCCACAAAGAGGTCACCTACGTGGTCTCCTCCAAGCGCATCACGGACCTGGCCCCGTACGGGAAGAACATCCAGGCCCTGTGCCGAGGGATCCCCACCTTCCCCGCCTATGAAGCCAAAG GACGGAGCTTTGCCTACTTCTCCGAGTCGTGCTGGCAGGCGGACGTGCTCTTCCTCCTGGGCATCAGCTACTGCGGAGAGTCCTTCCAGTACTAA